The Vicinamibacterales bacterium genome contains a region encoding:
- a CDS encoding PilZ domain-containing protein, whose amino-acid sequence MDPSAPQPAGSPFLIPSDRDRRAEPRLSAEILGLDVDASLSQGVYVRVLNVSTGGALVELHEWLRPGTRSTLRLSRPSDEGADRLVVSGQIVRCWVDRLAPLRYRAAIVFGAAPTQRPPQPGATDLTALLERPA is encoded by the coding sequence ATGGATCCGTCCGCCCCTCAGCCCGCCGGCAGCCCCTTCCTGATTCCCTCCGATCGCGACAGGCGCGCGGAACCCCGGCTCAGCGCCGAAATCCTCGGCCTTGACGTGGACGCCAGCCTGTCACAGGGCGTCTACGTGCGGGTGCTGAACGTCTCGACGGGCGGCGCGCTGGTCGAACTCCACGAGTGGCTGCGGCCCGGTACGCGGTCCACCTTGCGCCTCAGCCGTCCGTCCGACGAGGGCGCGGATCGGCTCGTCGTCTCCGGGCAGATCGTGCGCTGCTGGGTGGATCGCCTGGCGCCCCTCCGCTACCGCGCCGCGATCGTGTTCGGCGCGGCCCCGACCCAGCGGCCGCCGCAGCCCGGCGCCACCGACCTCACGGCCCTTCTGGAGCGTCCCGCATGA
- a CDS encoding biotin/lipoyl-containing protein, translating to MSRRYRVGDAGAEVAVEVTTDGVAVVDGQRFQVTALGDGRYRVVAEDGAATVVAVAGPGHAPWASAAGRAVALTVDSAPRRASSARSQGGDMTAPMPATVVRLHVAVGDAVTAGSPVVVLEAMKMELTVRAASDGVVRAVNCAVGDLVTPGVALVDIAP from the coding sequence ATGAGCCGCCGCTACCGCGTCGGCGACGCCGGCGCCGAGGTGGCCGTGGAGGTCACCACTGACGGCGTCGCCGTGGTGGACGGCCAGCGGTTCCAGGTGACCGCCCTGGGCGACGGGCGCTACCGCGTCGTGGCGGAGGACGGCGCGGCCACGGTCGTGGCCGTCGCCGGTCCGGGCCACGCGCCGTGGGCATCCGCCGCCGGCAGGGCCGTCGCGCTCACCGTGGACAGCGCACCGCGCCGCGCGTCGAGTGCGCGGTCCCAGGGCGGCGACATGACGGCACCGATGCCGGCCACGGTGGTCCGTCTCCACGTCGCGGTCGGCGACGCCGTGACGGCGGGGTCTCCGGTGGTGGTCCTGGAGGCGATGAAGATGGAGCTCACGGTCCGCGCGGCCAGCGACGGCGTGGTTCGGGCCGTCAACTGCGCCGTGGGCGACCTGGTGACGCCCGGCGTGGCGCTGGTGGACATCGCGCCGTGA
- a CDS encoding aminotransferase class V-fold PLP-dependent enzyme yields the protein MPTPDLEFTPAQMRAMADAVISRCIAHVASLPEQPIRGDVQAEALCRALREPAPAEGVPLEPLLDLVMDQCVPRSFNTAASGYLAFIPGGGSFPAALADFIANTTNRFTGVWMAAPALVQLEANALDWLREWMGFPESARGLFTAGGSTATFNAILCARERHLGAEIRPGVLYTSDQAHHSVLKSAKMAGVMPDRVRALKCDARYRMPVDALRAAIAADRAAGLRPFAVVSSAGTTNTGAVDPLDAIADVCAAEGLWHHVDGAYGAFFHLVDELGATLAGLSRADSITLDPHKGLFLPYGTGALLVRDGAALRAAHEATADYLPPMPHPGHFYDPSQHGPDLSRGFPGLRVWLTVKVYGTTAFRDALGEKRRLTVDAARRVAALPGIVIDAPPELSLFAFHVTWPGATTADEDAATRALMERITVRGRVMITGAVARGRYVGRVCVLSFRTHATEIDWLLEDMRAALAEVVPAE from the coding sequence GTGCCCACGCCGGATCTCGAGTTCACCCCCGCCCAGATGCGGGCGATGGCGGACGCCGTCATCAGCCGCTGCATCGCGCACGTCGCGTCGCTGCCCGAGCAGCCCATCCGGGGCGACGTGCAGGCCGAGGCGCTCTGCCGCGCCCTTCGCGAGCCGGCGCCGGCCGAGGGCGTGCCGCTCGAACCGCTGCTGGACCTCGTCATGGACCAGTGCGTGCCGCGGTCGTTCAACACTGCGGCCTCCGGGTACCTGGCCTTCATCCCGGGCGGCGGCTCCTTCCCGGCGGCGCTCGCCGACTTCATCGCGAACACGACCAACCGGTTCACGGGCGTGTGGATGGCGGCGCCGGCGCTCGTGCAGCTGGAAGCCAACGCCCTGGACTGGCTGCGGGAGTGGATGGGGTTCCCGGAGTCGGCGCGCGGCCTCTTCACGGCCGGCGGCTCGACGGCCACGTTCAACGCGATCCTGTGCGCCCGCGAGCGGCACCTGGGCGCCGAGATCCGGCCCGGCGTGCTCTACACGAGCGACCAGGCGCACCACTCGGTGCTGAAGTCCGCGAAGATGGCCGGCGTGATGCCGGACCGCGTGCGGGCGCTTAAGTGCGATGCGCGGTACCGGATGCCCGTGGACGCGCTGCGCGCCGCCATCGCCGCCGACCGTGCCGCCGGCCTGCGGCCCTTCGCCGTCGTCTCCAGCGCGGGCACGACCAACACCGGCGCGGTCGATCCCCTGGACGCGATCGCCGACGTCTGCGCCGCCGAGGGACTCTGGCACCACGTCGACGGCGCCTACGGCGCGTTCTTCCATCTCGTCGACGAGCTCGGCGCGACGCTGGCGGGCCTGTCCCGCGCCGACTCGATCACGCTGGACCCGCACAAGGGCCTCTTCCTGCCGTACGGCACGGGCGCGCTGCTGGTGCGCGACGGCGCCGCGCTGCGCGCCGCGCACGAAGCGACCGCGGACTACCTGCCGCCGATGCCGCACCCGGGCCACTTCTACGACCCGAGCCAGCACGGGCCCGACCTGTCACGCGGGTTCCCGGGCCTGCGTGTGTGGCTGACCGTGAAGGTGTACGGGACGACCGCGTTTCGCGACGCGCTCGGGGAGAAGCGCCGGCTCACGGTCGACGCCGCCAGGCGCGTGGCCGCGCTGCCGGGCATCGTGATCGACGCGCCGCCCGAGCTGTCGCTCTTCGCGTTCCACGTCACGTGGCCGGGCGCGACGACGGCCGATGAAGATGCCGCCACGCGGGCGCTCATGGAGCGGATCACGGTGCGCGGCCGCGTCATGATCACGGGCGCGGTCGCTCGGGGGCGCTACGTCGGGCGCGTGTGCGTGCTCAGCTTCCGCACGCACGCCACCGAGATCGACTGGCTCCTCGAGGACATGCGCGCGGCCCTCGCCGAGGTCGTGCCGGCCGAGTAG
- a CDS encoding pirin family protein yields MSIRAVRSHSTSSPTIEGAGVHLRRAFGFGDTESVDPFLLLDDFRNDVPDAYLRGFPWHPHRGIETITYVLAGTVNHADSLGNAGAIGPGDVQWMTAGRGIVHQEMPHGDSQGRMHGFQLWANLPATQKMVTPRYQEVGAGDIPVVVDDDGTAVRIVCGEYWGRRGPVDGIAAEPQYLDVTVPAGLERSLPVARSRNAFAYVFDGDGAFKDASAPRAVATDVVTDGGQLDDDRARYDTGVENRSLVLFDAGDEIRVRAGEHGLRFLLVSGAPIREPIAWRGPIVMNSDDELRRAFVELRAGTFLDAR; encoded by the coding sequence ATGTCCATCCGCGCCGTCCGCTCGCATTCCACGTCCAGCCCGACGATCGAGGGCGCCGGCGTCCACCTCCGCCGGGCCTTCGGGTTCGGCGACACCGAGAGCGTGGATCCGTTCCTGCTCCTCGACGACTTCAGGAACGACGTGCCGGACGCCTACCTGCGCGGCTTCCCCTGGCATCCTCACCGCGGCATCGAGACCATCACCTACGTGCTCGCCGGTACCGTGAACCACGCCGACAGCCTCGGCAACGCGGGCGCCATCGGTCCTGGCGACGTGCAGTGGATGACCGCCGGCCGCGGCATTGTCCACCAGGAAATGCCGCACGGCGACAGCCAGGGTCGAATGCACGGCTTCCAGTTGTGGGCCAACCTGCCGGCCACGCAGAAGATGGTCACGCCGCGCTACCAGGAGGTCGGCGCCGGAGACATCCCCGTGGTCGTCGACGACGACGGCACGGCGGTGCGGATCGTCTGCGGCGAGTATTGGGGCCGGCGCGGACCGGTGGACGGGATCGCGGCGGAGCCGCAGTACCTCGATGTCACGGTGCCTGCGGGGCTCGAGCGGTCGCTGCCGGTCGCGCGGTCCCGCAATGCCTTCGCCTACGTCTTCGACGGCGACGGCGCATTCAAGGATGCCTCCGCGCCTCGCGCGGTCGCGACCGACGTCGTCACCGACGGCGGGCAACTCGACGACGATCGCGCCCGCTACGACACGGGCGTCGAGAACCGCTCGCTGGTGCTCTTCGACGCGGGCGACGAGATCCGGGTCCGCGCGGGCGAGCACGGACTCCGCTTCCTGCTCGTCTCCGGTGCGCCCATCCGGGAGCCGATCGCCTGGCGCGGCCCGATCGTGATGAACAGCGACGACGAGCTGCGGCGGGCCTTCGTCGAGCTGCGCGCGGGCACGTTCCTCGACGCCCGCTGA
- a CDS encoding hydroxymethylglutaryl-CoA lyase, producing the protein MTLPPQVSIVEVGPRDGLQNEAVAIATADKIAFVDALSRAGHRTIEVSAFVSPTRVPRMADAAEVFAGITRAPGVRYTALVPNLAGLERALASRVDEVAVFAAATEGFSQANLNASIAVSLQRFAEVVRGAAQAGVPARGYVSCAFGCPFEGAVAPEAVLRVTAALLDLGVREVAVSDTIGVGHPGQVRALVDRLAEDLPRDRLALHFHDTRGTALANVLAGLDAGIVTFDASAGGLGGCPFAPGASGNLATEDLLYMLDGLRVQTGVDRRRVAEASRQIAARLDHPLRSRLLEAEDAACRRGAGTGAS; encoded by the coding sequence GTGACCCTGCCGCCACAGGTCTCGATCGTCGAAGTGGGACCGCGCGACGGCCTGCAGAACGAGGCCGTCGCGATCGCGACGGCCGACAAGATCGCGTTCGTGGATGCCCTGTCGCGAGCGGGACACCGGACCATCGAAGTCTCGGCCTTCGTCTCGCCCACCCGGGTTCCGCGCATGGCCGACGCGGCTGAGGTCTTTGCCGGCATCACGCGCGCACCGGGCGTGCGGTACACGGCGCTCGTCCCGAACCTGGCCGGCCTCGAGCGCGCGCTCGCCAGCCGGGTCGACGAAGTGGCCGTGTTCGCGGCCGCCACCGAAGGGTTCAGCCAGGCCAACCTCAACGCCTCCATCGCGGTCTCGCTGCAGCGCTTCGCCGAGGTGGTCCGCGGTGCCGCGCAGGCCGGCGTGCCGGCGCGCGGCTACGTGTCGTGTGCGTTCGGCTGCCCGTTCGAAGGCGCGGTCGCGCCCGAGGCGGTTCTCCGCGTCACCGCCGCCCTGCTCGACCTCGGCGTCCGGGAAGTGGCCGTGAGCGACACGATCGGCGTGGGCCACCCCGGGCAGGTCCGCGCGCTGGTCGATCGCCTCGCCGAGGACCTGCCGCGCGACCGCCTCGCGCTGCATTTCCACGACACGCGGGGCACGGCGCTCGCCAACGTGCTCGCGGGGCTGGACGCCGGCATCGTCACCTTCGACGCGTCGGCCGGTGGCCTCGGCGGCTGCCCGTTCGCCCCTGGCGCGTCCGGCAACCTCGCCACCGAGGACCTGCTGTACATGCTCGACGGACTGAGGGTCCAGACCGGCGTCGACAGGCGGCGCGTGGCCGAGGCCTCGCGGCAGATCGCGGCGCGCCTCGATCACCCGCTCCGCTCGCGCCTGCTCGAGGCGGAGGACGCCGCGTGCCGGCGCGGGGCCGGAACCGGCGCTAGCTGA
- a CDS encoding MFS transporter → MPAPSPTAETVLPTVRRRLIPFLFLLYLVAYLDRVNIGFAALDMNRDLGFSATVYGLGSGIFFVSYTLLEVPSNLVLARVGARAWIGRIMLTWGVVSTAMAFVTDQTTFYALRFLLGAAEAGFFPGIIYYLTQWFPERDRAGAVALFMTGTAVAGVIGGPLSSVLLLLDGVAGLRGWQWLFVAEGVPAIALAPMVWRFLDERPADARWLSEAERGWLTATLAAEAAAHPAEASHFGRALRDRRLWVLAAVYFCIVLAFYGIGFWLPLIIQSAGDARSSVVALLSSVPSIFAAVGMLVIGTRSDRTGERRGHVAAAAIVGVAGFAAAASLQGRVWPSLLALGIAAFGISGTFGPFWALPTAFLSGTAAAGGVALVNAVGNIGGFVGPSLVGYARDLTGSFSAGLWTLAAGLVAGVLLLLALPSGTPPRSGAS, encoded by the coding sequence ATGCCGGCCCCCTCGCCGACAGCGGAGACGGTACTTCCGACCGTCCGCCGCCGGCTCATTCCCTTCCTGTTCCTGCTGTACCTCGTCGCCTACCTGGACCGGGTGAACATCGGCTTCGCGGCCCTCGACATGAACCGCGACCTCGGCTTCAGCGCGACGGTCTACGGGCTGGGGTCCGGCATCTTCTTCGTGTCGTACACGCTGCTGGAAGTGCCGAGCAACCTGGTGCTCGCCCGCGTCGGCGCGCGCGCCTGGATTGGCCGCATCATGCTCACCTGGGGCGTCGTCTCCACGGCGATGGCCTTCGTGACCGACCAGACGACCTTCTACGCCTTGCGCTTTCTCCTGGGCGCGGCGGAAGCCGGCTTCTTCCCCGGCATCATCTACTACCTGACCCAGTGGTTCCCGGAACGCGATCGCGCGGGCGCCGTCGCGCTCTTCATGACGGGTACGGCGGTCGCCGGCGTCATCGGCGGGCCCCTCTCGAGCGTGCTCCTGCTGCTGGACGGGGTCGCAGGGCTACGAGGCTGGCAGTGGCTCTTCGTGGCGGAAGGCGTGCCTGCCATCGCCCTCGCGCCCATGGTCTGGCGGTTCCTCGACGAGCGTCCGGCCGACGCGCGGTGGCTGTCCGAGGCCGAGCGCGGCTGGCTGACCGCCACGCTCGCGGCCGAGGCGGCCGCGCACCCCGCGGAGGCGTCGCACTTCGGCCGGGCCCTGCGGGACCGCCGCCTGTGGGTGCTGGCCGCCGTCTACTTCTGCATCGTCCTCGCGTTCTACGGGATCGGCTTCTGGCTGCCCCTGATCATCCAGAGCGCGGGCGATGCCCGCTCGAGCGTCGTGGCGCTGCTGTCGTCCGTGCCGTCGATCTTCGCGGCCGTCGGCATGCTGGTCATCGGGACCCGATCGGACCGCACGGGCGAACGCCGCGGACACGTCGCGGCGGCAGCCATCGTCGGCGTCGCCGGATTCGCGGCGGCGGCGAGCCTCCAGGGCCGGGTCTGGCCGTCTCTCCTGGCCCTCGGCATCGCGGCCTTCGGAATCTCGGGCACGTTCGGTCCGTTCTGGGCCCTGCCGACGGCGTTCCTCAGCGGAACGGCCGCGGCGGGCGGCGTGGCGCTGGTGAACGCGGTGGGCAACATCGGCGGCTTCGTGGGACCGTCCCTGGTCGGGTACGCCCGGGACCTCACGGGGTCCTTCTCGGCGGGGCTCTGGACCCTTGCGGCAGGGCTGGTCGCCGGCGTCCTGCTCCTGCTCGCGCTGCCGTCGGGGACACCGCCCCGGTCCGGGGCGTCATAA
- a CDS encoding enoyl-CoA hydratase-related protein, translating to MYRYLEVRRDGPVEHLTLNRPDVRNAFNDEVVAELAAWAASLAQAPGVRVVVLAGAGKVFSAGADATWMARMADASEAENEADALATTAMLRAINTLPVVVIGRIHGAALGGGAGLAAVCDIVVAAEGTVFGFTETKLGILPSMISPFVLPKIGVSAARELFLTGARFDAARALAIGLAHAVVPAEALDEAVGRHVSETLGAAPTAVAAAKALIPQVWGRRPEDVAALTAHTIAAQRASAEGQEGLRAFLDKRRPSWVPR from the coding sequence ATGTATCGCTATCTCGAGGTCCGGCGCGACGGCCCGGTCGAACACCTCACGCTCAACCGCCCCGACGTCCGCAACGCCTTCAACGACGAGGTGGTCGCCGAGCTGGCAGCGTGGGCGGCCAGCCTCGCGCAGGCCCCCGGGGTCCGCGTCGTCGTGCTCGCCGGCGCCGGCAAGGTCTTCTCCGCCGGGGCCGATGCCACGTGGATGGCGCGCATGGCCGACGCGTCGGAAGCCGAGAACGAGGCCGACGCCCTGGCGACGACGGCCATGCTGCGCGCCATCAACACGCTGCCGGTCGTCGTCATCGGCCGGATCCACGGCGCCGCCCTCGGCGGGGGCGCCGGTCTGGCCGCGGTGTGCGACATCGTCGTGGCGGCCGAGGGCACCGTCTTCGGCTTCACCGAGACGAAGCTGGGCATCCTGCCGTCGATGATCTCGCCCTTCGTCCTGCCCAAGATCGGCGTGTCGGCCGCGCGCGAACTGTTCCTGACCGGCGCCAGGTTCGATGCCGCCCGGGCGCTCGCCATCGGGCTGGCGCACGCGGTCGTTCCCGCCGAGGCGCTCGACGAGGCCGTCGGGCGCCACGTCTCGGAGACCCTCGGCGCCGCCCCCACGGCGGTGGCCGCCGCCAAGGCCCTCATCCCGCAGGTCTGGGGCCGCCGTCCCGAGGACGTGGCGGCCCTCACCGCGCACACGATCGCGGCCCAGCGCGCGTCCGCCGAGGGCCAGGAGGGGCTGCGCGCGTTCCTGGACAAGCGGCGTCCGTCCTGGGTGCCGCGGTGA
- a CDS encoding YraN family protein — MTYARIALGLDGEAHARRALERRGYQVLACRYRTRQGEIDLVARHEGVVVFVEVKTRRGREFGDPAASVTAQKQRRVAQMAADYLARHRLERAPVRFDVVSVEASVDGPPVVTVIADAFRPGW, encoded by the coding sequence ATGACGTACGCCCGAATCGCGCTCGGGCTCGATGGGGAGGCCCACGCCCGCCGGGCGCTCGAACGGCGCGGCTACCAGGTCCTGGCCTGTCGCTATCGCACCCGCCAGGGCGAAATCGATCTCGTGGCCCGCCACGAGGGAGTGGTGGTGTTCGTCGAGGTCAAGACGCGCCGGGGGCGCGAGTTCGGCGATCCCGCGGCCTCGGTCACCGCGCAGAAACAGCGACGCGTGGCCCAGATGGCCGCCGACTACCTGGCGCGCCACCGGCTCGAACGGGCGCCAGTCAGGTTCGACGTCGTGAGCGTCGAGGCCTCGGTCGACGGGCCGCCGGTGGTCACCGTGATCGCGGACGCCTTCCGACCGGGGTGGTGA
- a CDS encoding DUF1360 domain-containing protein — protein sequence MTLERDSALWLLVGVLGVWRVTHLVTAEDGPWGGVARVRALAGRSVVGQLLDCFLCLSVWTAVPWALVLAQGVVERVLLWLALSGGAILLERATAPAAPFIEDPALRMEDGDDMLR from the coding sequence ATGACCCTCGAGCGCGATTCCGCGCTCTGGCTCCTCGTGGGCGTCCTCGGCGTGTGGCGGGTCACGCACCTCGTCACCGCCGAGGACGGCCCCTGGGGGGGCGTCGCGCGTGTCCGGGCGCTGGCCGGCCGGAGCGTGGTCGGCCAGCTGCTCGACTGCTTCCTGTGCCTCAGCGTCTGGACGGCCGTGCCCTGGGCGCTGGTGCTCGCACAGGGCGTGGTCGAGCGGGTGCTGCTGTGGCTCGCGCTCTCGGGCGGCGCGATCCTGCTGGAGCGCGCCACGGCCCCGGCGGCGCCGTTCATCGAGGACCCGGCCCTGCGGATGGAGGACGGCGATGACATGTTGCGGTAG
- a CDS encoding carboxyl transferase domain-containing protein — MDVLESHVRTTSPEFAANRDRMAALVAEYRERLAQVRLGGGPKYVERHRAQGKLTARERVDLLLDPGSPFLELSALAACDLYDGEAPAAGIVTGIGRVSGREVLVVANDATVKGGTYYPLTVKKHVRAQDVALQNRLPCVYLVDSGGAFLPLQADVFPDRDHFGRIFYNQARMSAAGIPQIAVVMGSCTAGGAYVPAMSDQTIIVKGTGTIFLAGPPLVKAATGEDVTAEELGGADVHTRESGVADYFAEDDRHALHQARVVISTLHTVKAAAGDLTAPEEPAYDPAELYGIVPTDLRTPYDVREVIARLVDGSRFDEFKARYAPTIVCGFARLHGRLVGLVANNGVLFSESALKATHFIELCNMRGVPLVFLQNITGFMVGRAYERGGIAKDGAKMVHAVATSVVPKFTVIVGGSFGAGNYGMCGRAYEPRLLWMWPNARISVMGGEQAAGVLATVKRDQLARDGRTLSDDEDAAIRQPILSKYDVEGSPYYSTARLWDDGILDPLDTRTALALGVSAAANAPVPPPRVGIFRM; from the coding sequence ATGGACGTCCTCGAGTCGCATGTCCGCACGACCAGCCCCGAGTTCGCGGCCAACCGGGACCGCATGGCCGCGCTCGTCGCCGAGTACCGTGAGCGCCTCGCCCAGGTGAGGCTGGGCGGCGGCCCGAAGTACGTCGAGCGTCACCGCGCCCAGGGCAAGCTGACCGCCCGCGAGCGGGTCGACCTCCTGCTGGACCCGGGCTCGCCGTTCCTGGAACTGTCCGCGCTGGCCGCCTGCGACCTGTACGACGGCGAGGCGCCCGCCGCCGGCATCGTCACCGGCATCGGGCGCGTGTCCGGGCGCGAGGTGCTCGTGGTGGCCAACGACGCCACGGTGAAGGGCGGCACCTACTACCCGCTGACGGTGAAGAAGCACGTCCGCGCCCAGGACGTCGCGCTCCAGAACCGTCTGCCGTGCGTCTACCTCGTCGACTCCGGCGGCGCGTTCCTGCCCCTGCAGGCCGACGTGTTCCCCGACCGCGACCACTTCGGCCGTATCTTCTACAACCAGGCGCGGATGTCGGCGGCCGGGATCCCGCAGATCGCGGTCGTGATGGGGTCGTGCACGGCCGGCGGCGCGTACGTCCCGGCGATGTCGGACCAGACCATCATCGTCAAGGGGACGGGCACCATCTTCCTGGCCGGCCCGCCGCTCGTGAAGGCGGCGACGGGCGAGGACGTCACCGCCGAGGAACTGGGCGGCGCCGACGTGCACACGCGCGAGTCGGGCGTGGCCGACTACTTCGCCGAGGACGACCGCCACGCCCTGCACCAGGCGCGCGTCGTGATCTCCACGCTGCACACGGTCAAGGCGGCGGCGGGCGACCTCACCGCACCCGAGGAGCCGGCCTACGACCCGGCGGAGTTGTACGGCATCGTGCCGACCGACCTCAGAACGCCGTACGACGTCCGCGAGGTGATTGCCCGGCTCGTGGACGGATCGCGGTTCGACGAGTTCAAGGCCCGCTATGCGCCGACCATCGTCTGCGGCTTCGCGCGCCTGCACGGGCGGCTGGTCGGCCTCGTCGCCAACAACGGCGTGCTCTTCTCCGAGTCGGCGCTGAAGGCCACGCACTTCATCGAGCTGTGCAACATGCGTGGGGTGCCGCTCGTGTTCCTGCAGAACATCACGGGCTTCATGGTGGGCCGCGCCTACGAGCGCGGCGGCATCGCGAAGGACGGCGCGAAGATGGTGCACGCCGTGGCCACGTCCGTCGTGCCGAAGTTCACGGTCATCGTCGGCGGTTCATTCGGCGCCGGCAACTACGGCATGTGCGGCCGCGCCTACGAGCCGCGCCTGCTCTGGATGTGGCCCAACGCCCGCATCTCGGTCATGGGCGGCGAGCAGGCGGCCGGCGTCCTCGCCACGGTGAAGCGCGATCAGCTGGCGCGCGACGGGCGGACGCTGTCCGACGACGAGGACGCCGCGATCCGCCAGCCCATCCTGTCGAAGTACGACGTCGAAGGATCGCCCTACTACTCCACGGCGCGGCTCTGGGACGACGGCATCCTCGACCCGCTCGACACCCGCACGGCGCTGGCACTCGGGGTGTCGGCCGCCGCCAACGCCCCCGTCCCGCCGCCGCGGGTGGGCATCTTCCGCATGTAG
- a CDS encoding acetyl-CoA carboxylase biotin carboxylase subunit, with the protein MIRKVLVANRGEIALRVIRACRTAGIATVAVYSDADAGAPHVGAADQAVRIGPAPAAESYLSVDALVEAARSTGSDAVHPGYGFLSERAHFAEAVERAGLVFIGPPADVITRMGSKTGARRIMEAAGVPVVPGRVPADQGDDAVQAAAHEIGAPLLVKPAAGGGGIGMKTVRTLEELATALPQARREAQAAFGTPTIYLERLVERPRHVEVQVFADADGRTVHLFERECSVQRRHQKVIEETPSPALTPAVRARIGAAAVTAATAVGYRNAGTVEFLLDGSGDDARFYFLEINTRLQVEHPITECVVGVDLVAAQLAVAAGEPLPWRQEDLTQRGHAVECRVYAEAPALGFLPQAGRLLRYREPAGPGVRVDSGVVEGQDVSVFYDPLLAKLITWGETRAQSLARARDALRHFEILGVGTNIALLGAILAHPAFVAGEVDTTFLERELTHLVDGLGTTPPAVVAAAAVHAARGGATAAAHAAPHEAAAATDPFDTIRGWRG; encoded by the coding sequence GTGATCCGGAAGGTCCTCGTCGCCAATCGCGGCGAGATCGCGCTGCGCGTCATCCGGGCCTGCCGGACCGCCGGCATCGCCACCGTGGCGGTCTACTCCGATGCGGACGCTGGCGCCCCGCACGTGGGCGCCGCCGATCAGGCCGTGCGTATCGGCCCGGCGCCCGCCGCCGAAAGCTACCTGTCAGTGGACGCGCTGGTCGAGGCCGCACGGAGCACCGGCTCCGACGCCGTGCACCCCGGCTATGGCTTCCTCTCCGAGCGGGCCCATTTCGCGGAAGCCGTGGAGCGCGCGGGCCTCGTGTTCATCGGCCCGCCGGCCGACGTCATCACCCGGATGGGCTCCAAGACCGGGGCCCGGCGGATCATGGAGGCGGCTGGCGTGCCCGTCGTGCCTGGACGCGTCCCGGCCGATCAGGGCGACGACGCGGTGCAGGCCGCCGCGCACGAGATCGGCGCCCCCCTGCTCGTGAAGCCGGCGGCCGGCGGCGGCGGGATCGGGATGAAGACCGTCCGGACGCTCGAGGAGCTGGCCACGGCCCTGCCGCAGGCCCGCCGTGAGGCCCAGGCGGCCTTCGGCACGCCCACCATCTACCTCGAGCGGCTCGTCGAGCGCCCGCGTCACGTCGAGGTGCAGGTCTTCGCCGACGCGGACGGCCGCACCGTGCACCTGTTCGAACGGGAGTGCTCGGTCCAGCGCCGTCACCAGAAGGTGATCGAAGAGACGCCCTCGCCGGCGCTGACGCCCGCCGTCCGCGCCCGGATCGGCGCCGCGGCTGTCACCGCCGCCACCGCGGTCGGGTATCGCAACGCGGGCACGGTGGAGTTCCTGCTGGACGGCAGCGGGGACGACGCCCGCTTCTACTTTCTCGAGATCAACACGCGTCTCCAAGTCGAGCACCCGATCACCGAGTGCGTCGTCGGGGTGGATCTGGTGGCGGCGCAGCTCGCCGTGGCGGCCGGCGAGCCCTTGCCCTGGCGGCAGGAGGATCTGACCCAGCGCGGCCACGCCGTGGAGTGCCGCGTGTACGCGGAAGCGCCGGCCCTGGGCTTCCTGCCACAGGCGGGCCGCCTGCTGCGCTACCGGGAACCGGCCGGACCGGGCGTCCGCGTCGACTCCGGGGTGGTCGAGGGCCAGGACGTGTCGGTGTTCTACGACCCGCTGCTGGCAAAGCTCATCACCTGGGGCGAGACGCGCGCCCAGAGCCTGGCGCGGGCGCGCGACGCCCTGCGGCACTTCGAGATCCTGGGTGTGGGGACGAACATCGCCCTGCTGGGCGCCATCCTGGCCCACCCCGCGTTCGTCGCCGGCGAGGTGGACACCACGTTCCTGGAGCGCGAGCTCACGCACCTCGTGGACGGCCTCGGCACGACGCCGCCCGCCGTGGTGGCCGCGGCCGCCGTCCACGCCGCTCGCGGCGGCGCGACCGCGGCGGCACACGCCGCGCCGCACGAGGCGGCCGCCGCGACCGATCCCTTCGACACGATCCGCGGATGGCGCGGATGA